One Pyrus communis chromosome 4, drPyrComm1.1, whole genome shotgun sequence genomic region harbors:
- the LOC137731783 gene encoding major allergen Pru ar 1-like, which produces MGVTKISQKFVTQVTPQRMFNALILDAHNICPKLMFSSIKSIEFLSGSGEVGTIKQINFTEASPMKYAKHRIDALDKEALSCTYTFIESDATDHLLDKLEYITYEVKFEGYGRGGCICHLTSTYKTKDDMQIKEEDIELGKDRAIGMYEVLEAYLMAHPRAYV; this is translated from the exons ATGGGTGTCACCAAGATCAGCCAGAAGTTTGTGACTCAGGTGACGCCACAGAGGATGTTCAACGCCTTGATCTTGGATGCCCACAACATCTGCCCCAAGCTCATGTTCTCATCAATTAAAAGTATTGAATTCCTTAGCGGTTCAGGAGAAGTTGGAACCATCAAACAGATCAACTTCACTGAAG CTAGTCCTATGAAATATGCTAAGCACAGGATTGATGCTTTGGACAAGGAGGCACTCAGCTGCACCTACACCTTCATCGAAAGCGATGCAACGGATCACTTGTTGGACAAGCTTGAATACATAACATATGAAGTCAAGTTTGAGGGGTATGGAAGAGGAGGATGCATCTGTCATTTGACCAGCACATACAAAACCAAAGATGATATGCAGatcaaagaagaagacattgagcTTGGCAAGGATAGAGCTATTGGGATGTATGAAGTTTTGGAAGCCTACCTCATGGCGCACCCTCGCGCCTACGTCTGa